The sequence GCGCAATAGTTGCCGCTGCGCAGTCACGGCCTGCCACTCTCCAATGGTCGTCCCCCCCCGTCTCTGCACAACCCACTACCAACTGCGCAGTGGGAAAGCCAACCGAAGGGGAAAAAAAGGGACCAGAGCATGCTCCGGTCCCTTCTTCCTTTTCCCGGCGTCAACCATTCGGGATATCCCGGTGGCTACCCGCTCAAATCACCCGACCAACCGGATCGGTTTCGAGCTTTGGCTGCTCCGGACAGGCGTCGGGCAGGCTGTCGCGGGTGATCACCTGCTTCGGCAGCGGGGCGCGCTCGACCTGGAAGGTCACCGGGTGCACGAACACGCAATCGACCTGTTGGCCATCCACCCACATCCGCGTCAACGGCACATTGAAGCTGGCGCGGGTCGGCTCTTCGAACATCTTTGTCCATTTCTCTGCCAGCCGCTGAGGGCTGTTCGGCACCAGGTTGGCCTCCACCCTCTGGACATCAGTGGGATACCCGTCCGGCCCGCGGCGGAAGGTGTAGACAAGGCGCGCACTGACTCCGGCCAGAAAGGCCTCGCGTGGGTAGCGCGGGACACCCCAGCCCGTGGGCGGTACGAGCTCGACCTTCTTGATGCGGAACACCACCCCGCCTTCCGGCAGGTTTTCCATGGCCAGGGCGACGCGGTGGCGTACATCGTAGGCCGCCGGCTTTCCCTGGAAGCTGACCGGCGTGTGCCGCCAGGTGGCCGCCTGCCTGCGCATCGCCGCCCGCAGCCAGTCCGGCAACCCCGCGTCCAGCTCGATGTCACCGGTACTTCCATCCGGCAGCACCTGCATCGACACGACCAACTGCAGATCGCTGGCAGGTGCTTCCTTGCAATGGCCCACGGCAGATACCGCCAGCAGGCCCGCCATCACGCGCGACTCGACAAAACGACGCATCCCTTCTCACCGGTTGTCCCTGATCATCCATGCGATGCGCATGGAGCATGCCCCCATTCCCGCTACCGGCCAGCCGGCAGCAGGAACGCCGACTTTACCCGACGCTCAATCCCCGGTGGGCCAGGACGGCAACGACACGCCGCGCGCCTGCATCACCCCGTCGCGGACGATGCGGTACGCATCGGCGATGCGCACGCCGCGCAGGCAGTACACCTTTCCGCGGGAAACGCGGTACGTGTCCGGTGCGTCCCGGGCCGCGTCGCGCATCAGCTCGCGCTCGAACTCGGGCAGATCGCGCAGCCGCGCCCACGGCTCGGGGAATGTCATCGGCTCGGCCGCGGCGAGCAGGGTCCCGCTTTGCGCTTCGTACTTCTGGTCGCCGCAGGCTGCCCACTCGCCGGACGCAGTGCGCTGCACCGGGATGGCCTGGTACTTGTGCAGCCAGTTGCCGTTCCGCGTGTCAGTGCCGACAAAGAGCAGCGCGTGGCGGAAGCGGGCAAAGCGCGGGAAGCCGTAATGGTCAGCCACCGTGAATTGGACCTCTTCGTCGGCGACGCCGCCGATGACCGACTGCACGACACGGTAGGTGGCGCGGAACAACGAATCAAGGCTGATGCAGGAAAGCTCGCCCGTGCGCTTTGCCTCCGCCGCACAGTGATCGGGAATCGGCTCGACGAAGATCCGCTCGGCCACGAACACGCGGGTCGTCGGCTCAGCTTCGGCCGCCACGGCTGGCTCGGCTGGATTTGCAAACGCCGAGGCGAACATCAAGCCGGCCATCGCGGATGAAGCAAGGCAACGGTTCATTCGCACCTACTCCTTCCGTTGAATGGATCAGAGCGGCACTCCGCCCCGACCGGTCACGAGTGCGTTTGTCAGCCCTTCAACCGGGCGGCAATTTCTTCTGCATGCTTCTGATGCAGACCGCCCGTCGTACCCCACGCAGTGCTGTTCGTCGATTCCACCTCAAAAGCGGTCAATGAAGCGCCGGAGGCCTCGAGAACACGTACGTGGCTCACGATCTTGTCCCTGCCGGCCATGATGCCGACGAGTGCCCGGGCCGCACCATGACGCATGTAGTAGTGGGTCAGCGTGATCTCGATCCTGCCCGATGCCGCGCCGTTATTGACCCAGCCTTCGGTCTGCAACTTGTTCTGGATCACGCGCTTCAACTCGGCAATGCCTTCTGCGTTATCGCCGCCGCGGTTGGTGAACTGGTATTCGAACGACCGGCCATGCAGGCCAGAGTGGGACTGCTGCACGCGACTCGTCGTTGAGCAGGCGGAAAGAAAGACAAGCACCAACAACAGCGCAATACGTGTGATCACGGCCATTCCCCCTTGGTTGGAGCACCGATTATGCCCGCTGTTGCCGCTACACCATCAACTGGTCGATCTTCACGTCGCCGAAGGCAAGCCGCGGTGCTTCGGTCGCCTATCGAGGCATCGCGCATACACTCGAGGAGGAACCGGTGCTCGGCGCCACCGCGCCCAAGGTGTGTTCCGCTTACCCGGGCTGCGTGGCGGCTTCGAAGACGGCGCGTTGCGCAGCGAAGGCGCGCTGGTAGGCGGGCGCGCTTCGCCGCGGGCCATGTAGCCGAGCAGGTTGGGATGGGCATCGAGCAGGCCGGACCCACGCAGGCGACGTCCTCCCATCTTTGAGTAGCAGGTCGATTTGGAGTCCAAACCCCAACGAGACGGAGATTGGACGTGAAGAAGCGCTTTTCCGAAGAGCAGATCATCGGCTTCCTGCGTGAAGCCGAAGCTGGCCTACCGGTCAAGGAGCTGTGCCGCAGGCACGGCTTTAGCGAGGCCTCCTACTACCTGTGGCGCAGCAAGTTTGGCGGCATGAGCGTGCCAGAGGCCAAGCGGCTCAAGGAGCTGGAGTCCGAGAACACGCGGTTGAAGAAGCTGCTGGCCGAGCAGCTGTTCGAGAACGACGTCATCAAGGACGCCCTGCGAAAAAAGTGGTGACCGCACCGGTGCGCAGGACGCTGGTGCGGCATCTGGTGGATCGGGGACTGAGTGAGCGACGGGCGCTGGCCATGGTACGGATGAGCGCCAGCGCGCTGCGCTACGTCCCGCGTCCGGATGGCAACGTCGAGCTGCGCGAGCGGATCCTGGCGCTGGCGCAGCGACACAAGCGCTATGGCGTCGGGATGATCTATCTGAAGCTGCGGCAGGAGCAGTGGCCGGTGAACTACAAGCGGGTGGAACGGCTGTATCAGGAGGCCAGGTTGCAAGTGCGCCGGCGCAAGCGGAAGAAGGTGCTGCTGGGCGAGCGCCAACCGTTGCTGCGGCCGGAAGCCGCCAACCAGGTCTGGTCGATGGACTTCGTGTTCGACCGCACCGCCGAGGGGCGTGTGCTCAAGGCGTTGACCATCGTCGACGATGCCACGCACGAGGCGGTGGCGATCGAGGTGGAGCGGGCCATCTCCGGCCACGGCGTGGCCCGGGTGCTGGATCGGCTGGCGCTGACCCGCGGCCTGCCGCAGGTGATCCGCACCGACAACGGCAAGGAGTTCTGCGGCAAGACTATGGTGACGTGGGCCCACGAGCGCGGTGTGCAGTTGCGCCTGATCCAGCCAGGCAAGCCGAACCAGAACGCCTACATCGAGAGCTTCAACGGCCGCCTACGGGACGAATGCCTCAACGAGCACTGGTTCCCGACGCTGCTGCACGCCCGCACCGAGATCGAAACCTGGCGCCGGGAGTACAACGAGGAACGACCGAAGAAGACCTTGGGCGGTCTGACGCCGGCCGCTTATGCCGAACAGTTGGCGGCCAAAGCCGCTACGATGAAACCCGGACTCTAAAGAGCCCCGCTACTGAAAGCGGGGGGACGTCGCCTCGGTGCCAACCCTGATCTGCTCCCTGTTTGATGTCTTGACAGGGTTTTCCAGAGGCGAAATGGGGTTCCAGCCCATTTCGCCTCTTTTGTTTTAGCCGGAAGTAGTCGCAACAGCCGCGACTACTCCGGCCGAGACATCATCTCAACCGCATTTCTTACGTGTGGCCATAAAGTGGATACATTGACGTAGAACCGGCAAATTCATTGACTCAGGCGCATGATCAGCTACTCGTATTGGATACATAAAGCCCATAACCAAGTGGATACTTTGCCATGCTTTCGACCAGTCATAGGAACTCGGCTGCTAACCGACGACAACAACTTGCCCACGCTCGCCACCGGAACTGACCAGCCTTGCCACTCGAATTGACAGACTCGGTGGCCGAACGGCCGACGCGGATCGGCCAAAAGCGGTCCTTACCGAGCTGGCGGTTAAAGGGACTGAGTGCGGCATGCAGTCCGCGATTGAGGACATGGGTGGAGC is a genomic window of Stenotrophomonas sp. Marseille-Q4652 containing:
- a CDS encoding DUF4410 domain-containing protein, producing the protein MAVITRIALLLVLVFLSACSTTSRVQQSHSGLHGRSFEYQFTNRGGDNAEGIAELKRVIQNKLQTEGWVNNGAASGRIEITLTHYYMRHGAARALVGIMAGRDKIVSHVRVLEASGASLTAFEVESTNSTAWGTTGGLHQKHAEEIAARLKG
- a CDS encoding IS3 family transposase (programmed frameshift); its protein translation is MKKRFSEEQIIGFLREAEAGLPVKELCRRHGFSEASYYLWRSKFGGMSVPEAKRLKELESENTRLKKLLAEQLFENDVIKDALRKKLVTAPVRRTLVRHLVDRGLSERRALAMVRMSASALRYVPRPDGNVELRERILALAQRHKRYGVGMIYLKLRQEQWPVNYKRVERLYQEARLQVRRRKRKKVLLGERQPLLRPEAANQVWSMDFVFDRTAEGRVLKALTIVDDATHEAVAIEVERAISGHGVARVLDRLALTRGLPQVIRTDNGKEFCGKTMVTWAHERGVQLRLIQPGKPNQNAYIESFNGRLRDECLNEHWFPTLLHARTEIETWRREYNEERPKKTLGGLTPAAYAEQLAAKAATMKPGL